Part of the Candidatus Chlorohelix allophototropha genome, GGAGGCTAACTTGAACTACGTGGCGTAGGCTTTCGGGAGTGAGCTTGTCTTTAACCAGATAATCCTGCGCCCCGTACTTCATACACCCGGCAGCGCTAGTCTCGTCAGCTAGCACTATTACCGGGCAATGCCCTTCTGTCATCCGTGCAGTCAAAGCCTTCAGAAATTCCAGACCGGTAATATCTGGGAGACTACAATTCAGTAGAATAAGATTGGGCTGCCGAGATACGCACAGTTCCAGCCCGGCTTTTCCCAATTCGGTTTCTTCAAAGCGGTAGGTGTGATCGGGGTCTTGGTTTAAGTATCTCTTAACGGTGGCTCGATTTTCTGCAGATTCATCAACGATTAGAACTGTGTAGGATTCGCTCAGAACATTAGTGTTCATATTGCCTCTTGGAGATGTCAATTTTTTAGCTTGTTAACGTTTCTAGGACGTTGTCAAGCGTGTCATTTTGAGCAGATAACTAATTATATAATCGAACAATTCTTACGAACAGTACCCGACTCAGTACAATCACACTGCGAGTACGCCTTTGATTACCCTTTATGAGAAATTCCTCACAAACTTTCAATACAAACTTCATTTGAAGTTTATAAGCTGGTTATAGAGACAAGAAATGCAAATATTACTCTGGCTGAATAAAATTTCAGCCCAAGCTAAATACAGAATAAAAAATCAAAAAAGAAGAGGTAATAAAAATGTCAACTATTAATTATCAAAGTAACCAACCGCCAAATAATAATCCGCTGCCACCCGTATATGAGAAAAAGCCTAACCATTGGGCTAAACCGGTCAAACGAGGATTGTTAGCGTTAGCCCTTATGTTTACCTTTGGCACAGGCTATTTCATTGCCGATAACTTGAATAATAACAATGTTAGCGCCCCAGTGTACGCTCCCGTAGCTGCCGCCTCTATACCAACAAATATAATTGCGTTACAGACAAACCAAACTCTAACTGTGGCACAGGTTGCGCAAAAAGTATGTCCCACAGTGGTGCAGATAACCTCTCAGGTGACAACTTCTTCAAACCGCTTCTCAGCAGGTTCTGGTAGCACACAGGCAACCGGAGTAGGTTCAGGGATTATCATCGACAGCGCTGGTTACATTCTAATCAACTACCATGTCATAGAAAATACAAACAGCCTAGAAGTTACCTTGTCCGATGGAACTACGCTTGAGGCTACAGTAGTAGGTTCAAAACCACAAAACGATCTGGCGGTAATCAAAATTGACCCTACCGGAAGCGAACTTACAGTAGCAGAATTAGGCGACTCAAGTGTCTTACAGGTTGGGGATGAGCTTGCCCCGGTTTAGTGGAGTGTGGGAATAGTCAGACAGGCAATAGTTCAAATTCTGTAGGTGTCATAAAACCCAACGCCGAATGTAGCCGCTGCCGATTGTAAAATACTTCCATATATTCGAAAATAACTGTTCTAACCTCTGTCATAGTCTTAAAATTATAACGATCTGTACATTCCACTTTCAATGTCCCAAAGAAGCTTTCTATGAGAGCATTGTCCCAACAATCACCCTTTCGGCTCATACTGGTTTCGATCCCGTACTGCTCCAGCAATCCTCGGTAACCCCTACTGGTGTATTGGCTACCTCGATCGGTATGATGTAAAAGACCCTTTCCCGGTTTACGTCGCTCCAATGCCATAACCAAAGCTCTTTCCACCAACGCTTCATCCCGGTTGGCGCCCATCGACCAACCCACCACTTTTCTCGAATATATATCTACCAAGGCTGCTAGGTACAACCAACCTTCATTAGTCAACACCCCGGTAATATCTCCCACCCATTTCTCATCAGGCTTGGTAGCCGTGAAATTCCGCTTTAGCCGGTTGGGTGCCACCGGATTGCTGTGCTGGCTATCAGTCGTTATGACCTTTCGCTTCTTACGACGATGACAGGAGACTAGCCCCAGCAACCGCATCAGTCTGGCTACCCGCTTCCTCGAACAGTTTATCCCCTTACCCCTTAACGCCGCCTTTACTCTGGGACTACCGTAAGTTTGCCGAGACTGCTCGAATATAGGCTCAATTTCTGCTTCCAGTGCTCGGTCAGCCTTGGCTCTGGCACTTTCTGGTCGTTTCCGCCAGGCGTAATAGCCGCTCTCAGAAACCACCTGCACCTTGCACATTAACCTCACCGCAAATTCCTGCTTGTGCTCATAAATGAACTGAAACTTCACTTTTGGTTCTGCGTGAAGATGGCTAGGGCTTTTTTTAAGATATCCCTTTCTATCCGCAGTCGTTCATTCTCCATTCGCAGCCGACGGAGTTCTTCTTCAGCCTCAGTTTGATGACCTTTACCAGGAAAAGCTTGCTCTCCTTTTTCAGCCAATATTTTACGCCAATGGTAGAGTACACTGTCGGATACCCCTAGTTCTCTAGCGATTTGTACCGCTGTTTTACCGCTGGTTTCCATTAACCGCACTGCTTCTCGCTTAAATTCTACTGGATACTCTTTCTGCTTATCTCCCATTTCTGCCCCTTTCGTGGTTTATTATAGCATCTGCCTCTTCCTTTACTCCACGATTCCGGGTCAACTTCAATCTTCAAAGTGTACCAATATGGCACAATTCGCGCAAGAGCCGCCTTAACAGGCTTTGTAGCATGAGGCTTTTTTGCCATTCTGACAAAAATATACCTGAGAACTAACTCTTTTGCCCAACTTGGCAGAAGATTTCGTGGGAAGAAAACGAATTCCAGTGCGACAACGGTTTAGTAAGGAATTTCAAGCAGGTCGGTGGCTTTGCTTTTGGCTGCTTCTCCCCGTCGATCGTAACGAGCAGTGGTGGTGACACTGGCATGTCCCGCTAACTTCTGAACAGTGGCTATATCCGCTCCTGCATCTAAGAGATCCGAAATAAAGGTGCGTCGTAGGTCGTGGGGGCTAAACGATTCTAAGTCGGTTTGTAAACCACGTTTTTTTAATATCTTCATTACCGACTGGTCGGTCATAACTACCACTCTGACTTTACCGCTTTTATGCACCGGGCAGAAGAGCGCTCCGGCAGTGTCACCCCGTTGCCCCAGCCATACCGCCAGAGATTTAGCGGCTCCACCTTTGACATATACCAGTCGGTCTTTGCCACCCTTGGCTCCTCTAATAGTTAGCGCCCCGGTGGCAGGGTTATAATCCTTCAGCTCTAGCTTGACCACTTCCGAACGGCGCAGTCCGGTGCCGTACATCAACCCGATCAGGGCAGCATCCCGTAACCCGCCCGGCGTTTTTTCAGCTTGGCAGGTTTTGATCAGGGCCTTTAACTCATCTTTATCCAAAGCGCGACCCCGCGGGAGGGTTTCACCCCGGCGGTTTTTAACATCGCGGGCACGCTGGTAATCTTCGCTTTCCATTAGCCCCAATTTCCAAGCATGGTAGAGGACACTACGCAAGCCTGACAAAGCCTGATTGACGGTGGCGGGGCGGTAGCCGCGTTCCACCAGGACGGGGGCGATGGCAGCGGTATGCTGGTAACGCAGTTTATGCCAGGGCAGGGTCAGGGCAGTTTGTTTGCCACCACTGACGACTTCGGCTATAAGAGTGAGAGCACGGAGCATTCCACGCCGACCAACCGGGCGCAGAGTAGCGAGATAAACCGCTGCCGGATTCTGATCAAGCGGCAGCGAGTTAGTTTCCTCCTGGTTTACCGAGACTATTTCTACTGATTGTGCTACTGGTATTACCTGCTCATCTGCCATATTTGTTCTTTCGCTGAGGTTTTTAACCTGATTTATTTCTATTACAGTGTACCACAGCTATCCAAGTTCCCACAAGGTTAATTGTCATTACCTGAAACCAGGAATCAGATTAATTCACCTCTCCTGGGTTTAGGTTTTCAGTAATTCGGGTCAGAGCAATTTTTGGACAGAAAACGTCTATTAGCGTCTAATTCGCAACCGATTGAGCTCAGCTAAGGCTCATTGATTAACCTGATAGGGAACTTAAGACTCAAATTACTCAATGAAGTTAAGCCTTTGCAAGATACCGTTGGCGAATTCAAGCGAGGCAGAAAAGCAGAAAGAACTTTGATAAAATAAGCGAGTAAACAAATCAAGCCTAATTCAAATCAAAGTTAGAAAGCAAAAATGCCACTAAAACCTGAAACAATAAACCCAATTCCAACAGAAACCGCCCGAGTAGCCCGCGCAGTCTTCCCTAAAAGCTGTCTCATAATGCGTTTTCGAGATGACTTTGGCTTAATTTTTGAGGATCAAGCTTTTACCACCCTTTTTCCAACTCGCAGGCAACCTGGACTGGCGCTCTGGCGATTAGCCCTTATCATTTTGTTCCAGTTTCTCGAAAATATCACCGATCGGCAAGCCGCCCAGATGGTGCGCACCAGACTAGCTCATATGCTGGCTCCTCGCCAATTTGCGTGAAAAAGAAATAGAGTAGTAGGTTCCAACGTACATGGAATATACATTTCTAATGTAGGAGGAACTTACCTTGTTAGATGCTTTAATGTTACAAACCCTTGGAGCTTTCCATTTGAATTTCACTGAAATCGTTGGAACCTCTATTTTGTTACAAATTTCGAGGACTAATCTTTTAGTAGCCTGCCCAGCTTGCCACCATTATTCTCGGCGGGTCCATAGTCGGTATACCCGTACTGTTGCCGATTTGCCTTTTTCTGATCGAATAGTCAAGCTTAAAATCAAAGTCAGGCGCTTTTTTTGTGCTAATTCGGCTTGTTCATCTTTTACTTTTGTGGAACCACTGAGTCCTGCCATCCCTCCTTTTGCTAGACGTACTCAACGTCTTACTGAAGCCCTCGTGAATATTACTTATGGTTTGGTCGGGGAAGCTGGTGCCCGTTTAGCTTTTCTATTAAAAATGCCTAGCAGTTCCCGCACATTGTTACGCTTGCTCAACGCTCAGCCAATACCCCAATACCCTACTCCTCGGGTTTTAGGGGTAGATGAATGGTCCTGGAAAAAAGGGGGAATATACGGGGCGATCCTGGTGGACCTAGAGCGTCGTTCACCGGTGGAATTGCTCAAAGATCGCACGGCAGAAACTTTCGCTAAATGGTTGCAGACGCATCCAGGGGTGGAAATAATCTGCCGCGATAGAGATACGGTATTAGCTGTCAAGAGCCAATTTTGAAATGACGAAAGGAATTTGTTAAGGACAGAAAAATTCAAAAAGTTGCAGCCAAAGCCGCCACCACACCAGCGCTGCGAACAGGCGCAAAGTGAGCCGCAACACAAATAAACCAAGCGGCGGCTGTCCTCGCTCGGCGCAAGAATAAGTTCTAGTTTTCGTTAACCGCACTGCCCTAGCTGGCCTTTGCCTCCGGTGAAGCACCCGCCTCTTTCTGGGGCGAGGGCTGGTAGGCCGGATCGAAGGGCAGCCCGCTCTTAACTACGGCAAAACCCAGGTGGACCAGCTTGCGGGCGGCGGCACACCGCACTTCTTTGTAAGCCCGACCCTTAGTTTTTTGCAAGCGCTCACAGTAGGCTTTTATCACCGGGTTGAACCGCATGGCGCTGCCTGCCGCCATATAAAGGAGCGCACGTAGCCGACTATGACCGCCTTTTCCGATCATTGGCCGGCTTCTCACACTGGTCCCGCTACTGCGTTCGATGGGAGCCAAGCCAGTAAAGAGGGTCAACCCTTCAGCGCTGGAGCAGTTCGTAAAATTGAGGGTCACGACCACCAGCCACACCGCCGTCAACCGTCCGATGCCGGTGATAGTTTGGAGAAGAGTAACTGAAGCGGCCCATTCCTGGTCCAGCTTGAGGAACTCTTTTATCTCCTTATCTACCTGCTTGATGCGTTCGGTCAGGGTGGCGATTAGGTTCTCCAGGCTCGTCACTACCCCTTCCACTGGCTGGGCGACTGAAAGAGCATGCAATTGGTTACGGAACTGCTGGCGGGCTTCCAAAAGACTGAGACGGTGCGTAAGACGTTGGTAAAGCTCGCGGTAAATCTGGGGTGGTGGGGTCCAACGAGCCGGTTGCAGGGTAGCCGAAAGCCGGGCCAGGAGTTGAGCATCGAACCGGTCGTTTTTAGGCTTGAGGCCAAGCGCGCCGGCGAAGTCGTGAGCCTGTTTGGGGTTGATCACGCTAACTGCGAAACCTTCACCTTGCAGGTAGGTAGCCAGTTCGATCCAGTAAGTGCCGGTGGCTTCCATCACTACCAGAATCTGGTCAAGCGGATGGTCGGCTTTAAGTAAGAGCTTGGTCAGGCTGGCGTAGCCTTCGGGCGATTGAGACAAGCTAACCGCACGGGTAGGTTCAGCATCGCGGTAGCAAGTCGCCGCGGTGAAGGTTTTGGCGGCTATATCCAGCCCGGCGTAATACTCATATTTCGGGCGGGATTTGAGGACAGGCGGGTCTTTAGCAGGGGCCATTGTAATTATGGTGCCTCCATTAAGTCCACAGGTTTGTCGGGAGTTAGTTAGCAGTAACTGACACCGGGGCTACCCTTATTTCTGGCCTTGTATGGGCGGTCTGCTTAGCCGCTAGATACGGTTGAGATTATTAGGTGGCCCAGATCAAAAGAGGGTCTATCTTTTTGAGGCGGTCTGGCCGCAAGGAGGTTCTGAACCTCTCTTTTAACCTGGTGTCGTACATTTTCATTATACAAGGAGGTTCTTTTAACTCATCATAGCCACATATTGGACAGATGTAGGACATAAAAGCGACACTCCTTAACCAAGCTTTTATTTTTGTCTTGACAAACTGGGTCATTTCAAAGTATCCGAACAAATAGCGCAGGATGTGTTGAACACGTTTAATTTAAAGTTTGAATAAGTTCGATTGATTTCTTTGCTAAATTACCTATACTAAATCCATCTTCAGTATAAAGAGTTGATTTTGTTAGGAACCTTTTAAGTGCAACTATAACCTGTGTGTTTCCGATTTCCCCTAAAGTTTGAATTGTTTTGCCTAGTACATCTACATCCTCGTCATACAACAGTGCTATTAAAATATGTACTACTTCAGGTGTTCCTACTTTAAGCTTACCTAGAGCTTGAATCGCAGCAAGCCTCACCAAACGCTCATCATCGTGTGTTAAACTTAACAATTTGCTTATAATTTCAGGGTTTTTAACTCCTATCTTTCCTATCGCTGATGCAGACTGCCGTCTTACTTGAACATTTTCATCACTCAATAGCTTATAAAGTGGTTCCGCGGCTTCATTTGCAGCACTTCCAATTCTTCCTAAACTTATTGCAGCACTACTTCTTAGCTCCTCCTCAGAAGAATCTAAAAAATTAATTAACGGTTTTATCGCACTATAATAGGTAGGATCATCTTTACCTAAAGCATAAATGAGCTTGATGCGAACTGTGCTTGAACTATCATCGAGATAGTTGAGAATCTGAGAGATTTCTTCGTTTTTCAGAGTACCCATTTTTGCAATAGCATTTGCAGCATTTTCACGCACAAATGTATTAGTATCCTCTAACAATTTTAGAATAAGACCATTTGCTTCCCGTCTTCTCTCCCAAGACATTCTAGAAATAGCTTCAGCACTATACGCACGTACACTCCAATTATCGCTGGCAAGCAAAGGCGCAAGTTGCTCAAATAACTCAGGTCGATTAGAACTACCCAATATAATCGCTAAAGATTCTCTTATTTCTTTATAATTATCATCTTTAAAATAGTTCAACAATAATTCTAAGGTATTGATCGAAGAAGTTTTGGCTATTTTAATAAGCGAAACAATTACTCTCCCCTTGATCGTATAACTATCATGCATTAGCAGGCCAATGTAGTCGTTAAAATCTTTTTGATTTTGGTCATATGCTTCGATCATTATGAATCCCTAACTATGGGATTGTGCTAGTTAAACTCAAAGCTGGTTCAAAATCTGACAGAGTAGGCTAAAATCAGAGATTTACTTAAGAAGCTTGAGGGTAATTTTGTAACTAGCGCAACCCCTTAACTTGCACTACTTCAAAAAATTATCCGGCCAATCTTCAATTTTGCCAATCTCAATTAACTCAACTGGAGTAATATCTTTAAAGCGTAAAATAGCATATAACTCGCAATTGCAATTACTACAAGTTGCATAACAACACTCTTCGCAGTTCTCAAACTGATAAATTTCGTTCATCTTTAAATTATTCACACACCAACTAAAATACCTAGGGTCTGATAGCAACCACCAAGCCATTTTTTGACCAATCCTATATACTCTATTGTGAAATCTCCCGGTTGAGTCTCCAAGATAACTTGATGCAATATGGGTCTGGCAACGTATTACCGAGAAAGTTAAGCATGATATGCAATTTTCTTGTATATCAATCCAATTGTATGCTGACATTTAATATTGCTCCCACCCCAGGGGTTATGCGTTTTGGAGAGGGGGTTTCTCTGGTAAGATTTTGGTTAGCCTACTAAAATCAAACAAAAGGAACGCAAAATGTACTATAACGCTAATGGGGAACTAGACGCAACTCCAGCAATAGAATATGAACTGGATTTTAAGACACTAAAACAAGTATTCGGCAAAATACCTGATCTACCGCAAGGTCGAAATCTGCAATATAGTTTGAGCAGTATGCTATTAGGGGCGCTGCTAGCCCTATAAGGAAGTTGCCGACCTGCCACGGCTGTTAGAACTAAAGCGCGGGCATTGGAGAATAAACTGCATTGGGTGCGAGATGTAGTCTTTGGGGAAGCTGCCAGCACTTTACATCGAGGGGAGGGTCCCCATATTCTAGCCATTTTACGTAATCTGACCCTGTGGGTGCAAGGGCATCCTTTCCTCAGGGGCTGGCTGAGAACACGCTTGGGCTTGCTCTACCCTTTCCGCCACCTTGCCAAACTAGGTAAAATATTTATGATGGGTTGCTTTGCGCATGGTCTTCCGCCAAAAATACTCGATCGGATTGTAATCTGGAGAGTATGCCGATAATTGATAGACTATTAGTCGGGCGCGTTGCTGTTCAATGAATTCTAAAGTGCAAAGATAGTGTTATTATGTAAGTTGCATCAAAGCCGCCACATGGGTAGCCGGGTTGGTGCGTGTGAAAATGCAAAACATTGTAACCCACGCCCCGACCTCATAGAGCAACTTGCCGAAGAACCGACAGAGGTAAGTGGTTTGAAAAAAGAAGAAGCTGAGTATTTATGTCAAGTGGGTTATTAGATTCTCCAATAGAAAGCAAAATTGCTCCGGTAAACCTGTGGCACAACCGCAATTTCAATATCTTCTGGGTGGGACAAACCATAAATAGCCTCGGAGATTCTTTCGCTTTTATTGCGCTACCTTTGCTGGTTTTGCAAGCAACAGGCTCAATAGCGCAAATGGGCTTAGTAACCGGAATATTTGGTTTGGGGCAATTGCTAGCAAATTTAGTTGCAGGATTAGTAGTTGATCGTGTAAACCGCCGCAAATTAATGATAATGTGTGACATCGGACAGGCGTTGGTTTATATACTGGTACCAATAGGCTGGTGGTTAATTGGCACACAAATCTGGTTGATTTACCTTCTCACCTTTACAGGAGCAATTCTTTCAGCCTTCTTTCAGGTTGCCTATATCACTGCCGTAGCCGGATTGGTTGAACGAGAACAGGTAACAGAAGCAAATGGGAGATTGCAGGTAACGGTAGGCATTTGCTATGTAGCCGGTCCGATGTTAGCCGGGTTGATTTCAGCCATTTTCGGTCCGGTAGTTGCGCTTGGTTTAGATTCAATTTCTTTCCTGCTTTCGGCAAACTCACTCTGGTTGGTACGCTGGCAGATACAGCCACAACCTGAAGAAGAGAATAAACCTAATATCTGGAACGAATGGCTGAATGGGGCAAAGTTCCTATTTCGGCAACCGGTGCTACGCGCGGTAGCATTATTGCTGGCGGTAAATTCGCTTATATCCACTGCCGGGCTAGATCTATTTATCTTTTACCTAAAAACCCCACTTAAGCAAAGCGATGATACGGTAGGGTTGGTTCTAGGAGTAGCCAGTATCGGGGCAATTGCAAGTGGTATTTGGGTAGCATCCCTTCGACGTAAATTTGGATTTGGCGCTTGCTGGCTAGGTGGTATGGCGCTCGGCTCAATCAGTATCGGTCTTATAGGTTTTGCACAGGGAATCATATTAATTTCCATACTATCAATTTTTTATATGTTTGGAAATATGATTTCCGGCATATCCTCCATGTCGCTACGTCAACAAATTACTCCAAACCACATGCTAGGGCGAGTTACCGCTTTTTTCTGGTTCTTCATGAGAGTACCGGGAATGTTCGGGGCAGCCATAACCACCGCAATCGCAGAGTTTACAGGAGTTACATTTATGCTGATTGCAATGGGAGTTGTAGGGCTTGGGATTTCGGCGCTGGGCTTGCTAACTCCTGCCCGCCAGCGATACCCGGAGAGATACTATGAGAACTAGAACTAAAGAGGTTTAGAAGGTTTAATATGGTTTCAGTATAAGAGCCTTGCTTTTCTCTTTACAATTTCATTCCCTTTGACCGCATTGTTAACACAACATACCGCATTTTTCAATCCATATATGATTTAACTCAGCTATGATTGTGCCACCATACAATGGCATATCACTTTCCGGTGACTTAACACCGTATTCCTCAACCTTCAGAGTTAGGACAGAAGTTTCTCCTTATTTCGTTATGAGTGTGGAACTATTAAAAACTATCTGCCAGGACTTTATTTCGATTTAAACCTGACGCATGTTATGTAACTGACCTGAACTGAATCCTGTAGTTAGGCGCACCGGAGAGCCGCAATATAAATTGCAGGAGTGGTTTAATCATGCGAGTAAAAATATCAGCTATCGCTTCAGCACTACCTGAGAAGGTTGTTACCAGTGCTGAGGTTGAACAACGGGTTATGAATTACAGTCCCAGTATTAAAGTTCCTACCGGCATATTACAATCCCTCACCGGAATAAAAACCCGCCGTTTTGTAGAAGACCATGTAAACACATCAGACCTAGCAGCCGAAGCCTGTAAAAAGGTATTGGCGCGTACTGCTACCAGCCCTGATGAAATAGATTTATTTATTTTTGCTTCTGCCGGTCAAGACCTCACCGAACCCGCAACTTCCCACATTACGCAATATAAGGTGGGTAGCAACGGCGCAGTGATGGACATCAAGAACGCCTGTAACAGTTTTATCAATGGTATTCAGGCGGCAGAAGCTATGATTATGACCGGGCAGTATCGCAAGGCGCTGGTGGCTGTAGGCGAAACTCCCTCTAAGTGTATCAAGTGGCATGTGAAAGACAAAAAAGATTTGCGCCTAAGTTTTCCGGGTTATACCTTTGGAGATGGCGGGGCTGCCG contains:
- a CDS encoding HEAT repeat domain-containing protein; the encoded protein is MIEAYDQNQKDFNDYIGLLMHDSYTIKGRVIVSLIKIAKTSSINTLELLLNYFKDDNYKEIRESLAIILGSSNRPELFEQLAPLLASDNWSVRAYSAEAISRMSWERRREANGLILKLLEDTNTFVRENAANAIAKMGTLKNEEISQILNYLDDSSSTVRIKLIYALGKDDPTYYSAIKPLINFLDSSEEELRSSAAISLGRIGSAANEAAEPLYKLLSDENVQVRRQSASAIGKIGVKNPEIISKLLSLTHDDERLVRLAAIQALGKLKVGTPEVVHILIALLYDEDVDVLGKTIQTLGEIGNTQVIVALKRFLTKSTLYTEDGFSIGNLAKKSIELIQTLN
- a CDS encoding MFS transporter; this encodes MSSGLLDSPIESKIAPVNLWHNRNFNIFWVGQTINSLGDSFAFIALPLLVLQATGSIAQMGLVTGIFGLGQLLANLVAGLVVDRVNRRKLMIMCDIGQALVYILVPIGWWLIGTQIWLIYLLTFTGAILSAFFQVAYITAVAGLVEREQVTEANGRLQVTVGICYVAGPMLAGLISAIFGPVVALGLDSISFLLSANSLWLVRWQIQPQPEEENKPNIWNEWLNGAKFLFRQPVLRAVALLLAVNSLISTAGLDLFIFYLKTPLKQSDDTVGLVLGVASIGAIASGIWVASLRRKFGFGACWLGGMALGSISIGLIGFAQGIILISILSIFYMFGNMISGISSMSLRQQITPNHMLGRVTAFFWFFMRVPGMFGAAITTAIAEFTGVTFMLIAMGVVGLGISALGLLTPARQRYPERYYEN
- a CDS encoding IS3 family transposase (programmed frameshift); amino-acid sequence: MGDKQKEYPVEFKREAVRLMETSGKTAVQIARELGVSDSVLYHWRKILAEKGEQAFPGKGHQTEAEEELRRLRMENERLRIERDILKKAPSHLHAEPKVKFQFIYEHKQEFAVRLMCKVQVVSESGYYAWRKRPESARAKADRALEAEIEPIFEQSRQTYGSPRVKAALRGKGINCSRKRVARLMRLLGLVSCHRRKKRKVITTDSQHSNPVAPNRLKRNFTATKPDEKWVGDITGVLTNEGWLYLAALVDIYSRKVVGWSMGANRDEALVERALVMALERRKPGKGLLHHTDRGSQYTSRGYRGLLEQYGIETSMSRKGDCWDNALIESFFGTLKVECTDRYNFKTMTEVRTVIFEYMEVFYNRQRLHSALGFMTPTEFELLPV
- a CDS encoding transposase family protein, which translates into the protein MLDALMLQTLGAFHLNFTEIVGTSILLQISRTNLLVACPACHHYSRRVHSRYTRTVADLPFSDRIVKLKIKVRRFFCANSACSSFTFVEPLSPAIPPFARRTQRLTEALVNITYGLVGEAGARLAFLLKMPSSSRTLLRLLNAQPIPQYPTPRVLGVDEWSWKKGGIYGAILVDLERRSPVELLKDRTAETFAKWLQTHPGVEIICRDRDTVLAVKSQF
- a CDS encoding tyrosine-type recombinase/integrase; translation: MADEQVIPVAQSVEIVSVNQEETNSLPLDQNPAAVYLATLRPVGRRGMLRALTLIAEVVSGGKQTALTLPWHKLRYQHTAAIAPVLVERGYRPATVNQALSGLRSVLYHAWKLGLMESEDYQRARDVKNRRGETLPRGRALDKDELKALIKTCQAEKTPGGLRDAALIGLMYGTGLRRSEVVKLELKDYNPATGALTIRGAKGGKDRLVYVKGGAAKSLAVWLGQRGDTAGALFCPVHKSGKVRVVVMTDQSVMKILKKRGLQTDLESFSPHDLRRTFISDLLDAGADIATVQKLAGHASVTTTARYDRRGEAAKSKATDLLEIPY
- a CDS encoding 3-oxoacyl-ACP synthase III family protein yields the protein MRVKISAIASALPEKVVTSAEVEQRVMNYSPSIKVPTGILQSLTGIKTRRFVEDHVNTSDLAAEACKKVLARTATSPDEIDLFIFASAGQDLTEPATSHITQYKVGSNGAVMDIKNACNSFINGIQAAEAMIMTGQYRKALVAVGETPSKCIKWHVKDKKDLRLSFPGYTFGDGGAAALLELTEEKTGLFYRKFHAYSQHWNIGTLPGGGSMHPRGEEYTYFQGDGTALKDAFVELGPNLLRDALRQTNTSFEDYARIFVHQVTVPFLEQFMEVCKVPADKVVVTLPQYGNMAAASLPVGFALAESRGEVKKGDKVMFIGLAGGISVGLMMFQY
- a CDS encoding trypsin-like peptidase domain-containing protein, producing MSTINYQSNQPPNNNPLPPVYEKKPNHWAKPVKRGLLALALMFTFGTGYFIADNLNNNNVSAPVYAPVAAASIPTNIIALQTNQTLTVAQVAQKVCPTVVQITSQVTTSSNRFSAGSGSTQATGVGSGIIIDSAGYILINYHVIENTNSLEVTLSDGTTLEATVVGSKPQNDLAVIKIDPTGSELTVAELGDSSVLQVGDELAPV
- a CDS encoding IS110 family transposase, with translation MAPAKDPPVLKSRPKYEYYAGLDIAAKTFTAATCYRDAEPTRAVSLSQSPEGYASLTKLLLKADHPLDQILVVMEATGTYWIELATYLQGEGFAVSVINPKQAHDFAGALGLKPKNDRFDAQLLARLSATLQPARWTPPPQIYRELYQRLTHRLSLLEARQQFRNQLHALSVAQPVEGVVTSLENLIATLTERIKQVDKEIKEFLKLDQEWAASVTLLQTITGIGRLTAVWLVVVTLNFTNCSSAEGLTLFTGLAPIERSSGTSVRSRPMIGKGGHSRLRALLYMAAGSAMRFNPVIKAYCERLQKTKGRAYKEVRCAAARKLVHLGFAVVKSGLPFDPAYQPSPQKEAGASPEAKAS